In a single window of the Terrirubrum flagellatum genome:
- the sfsA gene encoding DNA/RNA nuclease SfsA: MLLPPLTTGRLIKRYKRFLADVLLESGETITAHCANPGAMLGLATPGARVFLRRSNSPSRKLAYSWVLVEADFGWKGVQLVGIDTSAPNMLAEEAIRAGMIPELAGYPTLRREVKYGANSRIDFLLEGEGRAPCYVEVKNVHLMRAPGLAEFPDSVTARGAKHLGELAAMVAAGCRAVMLYVVQMEAERLSLAADIDPAYARAFITARRAGVEALAVTCAISEREIRIDRAIPVVEPGGGLTPAPAEATSVP, from the coding sequence ATGCTGCTTCCTCCTCTCACGACAGGCCGCTTGATCAAGCGCTACAAGCGCTTTCTTGCCGACGTGCTGCTCGAATCAGGCGAGACGATCACGGCTCATTGCGCCAATCCCGGCGCGATGCTTGGCCTCGCGACGCCAGGCGCGCGCGTCTTTTTGCGCCGCAGTAATTCGCCCTCCCGCAAGCTCGCCTATAGCTGGGTTCTGGTCGAAGCCGATTTCGGCTGGAAGGGCGTGCAGCTCGTCGGCATCGATACGTCGGCGCCGAACATGCTGGCCGAGGAAGCGATCCGCGCCGGCATGATCCCGGAGCTTGCGGGCTATCCCACGCTGCGGCGCGAGGTGAAATATGGCGCGAACAGCCGGATCGATTTCCTGCTTGAGGGCGAGGGCCGCGCGCCCTGCTATGTCGAGGTCAAGAACGTCCATTTGATGCGCGCGCCCGGCCTCGCGGAATTTCCGGATTCCGTCACGGCGCGGGGCGCGAAGCATCTCGGCGAGCTAGCCGCCATGGTCGCCGCCGGCTGTCGCGCGGTGATGCTCTATGTGGTGCAGATGGAGGCGGAGCGGTTGAGCCTCGCCGCCGACATCGATCCCGCTTACGCAAGGGCGTTCATCACGGCGCGGCGGGCCGGGGTGGAGGCGCTGGCGGTGACCTGCGCGATCAGCGAGCGGGAAATCCGGATCGATCGGGCCATTCCGGTGGTCGAGCCCGGCGGCGGCTTGACGCCTGCGCCCGCCGAGGCCACATCGGTTCCATGA
- a CDS encoding HNH endonuclease — MRLGDVADGRGRMFARIEIAPAGSFWPALSVRSPARGWLHGVRPRHDLILYVGADDPRRVKERDDRGRLLSAVMIDSHIFAHTRDLVPFAAIEDERRRGAERLDYSVRFSRAWRFVERPLMSAAYPETFGTFVEPHKRGCVVEVSAADVSRLLTEPIESCPVPQAPREAVDRAPLMEDYSTDIARACRGAADRARRSGRLIVKRAARREKPESRPEMEQALRRIIVSQEGCCALCGGPVPANSENELLKLSIDRIDNSDLSYSLRNMQIAHLGCNRARGGGSSADWVSYVRMISDIPKAKRARTLAKLSQPNPS, encoded by the coding sequence ATGCGTTTGGGCGACGTGGCCGACGGGCGCGGCCGCATGTTTGCGCGAATCGAAATTGCGCCGGCCGGATCTTTCTGGCCGGCCTTGTCGGTCCGATCGCCGGCGCGCGGCTGGCTGCATGGCGTGCGACCTCGGCATGACCTTATCCTCTATGTCGGCGCCGATGATCCGCGTCGGGTGAAAGAGCGCGACGATCGCGGCCGCCTGCTGTCGGCCGTGATGATCGACAGCCATATATTCGCGCATACGCGCGATCTCGTCCCCTTCGCGGCGATCGAGGATGAGCGTCGGCGCGGCGCGGAGAGGCTGGATTATTCCGTGCGTTTCAGCCGCGCCTGGCGCTTCGTCGAGCGACCGCTGATGAGCGCCGCCTATCCCGAAACCTTCGGCACATTCGTCGAGCCGCACAAGCGAGGATGCGTCGTCGAGGTTTCGGCGGCGGATGTCTCGCGCCTGCTGACCGAGCCGATAGAGTCGTGCCCTGTGCCGCAGGCTCCTCGCGAGGCTGTCGATCGAGCTCCGCTTATGGAGGATTATTCCACCGACATCGCGCGCGCCTGTCGCGGCGCAGCCGATCGCGCGCGACGTTCAGGCCGGCTGATCGTGAAGCGCGCCGCGCGGCGTGAGAAGCCGGAGTCGCGGCCCGAGATGGAGCAGGCGTTGCGCCGTATTATTGTGTCGCAGGAGGGTTGCTGCGCGCTGTGCGGAGGGCCTGTTCCGGCCAACTCCGAGAATGAGCTTCTGAAGCTGTCGATCGACCGCATCGACAACAGCGATCTGTCCTATTCGCTGCGCAACATGCAGATTGCTCATCTCGGCTGCAATCGCGCGCGAGGCGGCGGCTCCTCTGCTGACTGGGTCAGCTATGTCAGGATGATCAGCGACATCCCGAAGGCGAAACGCGCGCGAACGCTCGCGAAGCTCAGCCAGCCGAACCCTTCTTGA
- a CDS encoding competence/damage-inducible protein A: MTATETITAALLVIGDEILSGRTKDKNIGYIAEYCTNIGIDLKEVRVVPDEEKEIVDGLNALRARYTYVFTTGGIGPTHDDITADSVAKAFGVGIDVDERVVAIMRERFKPEDLNEARLRMARIPFGADLVMNSYNRVPGFWIGNVIVMAGVPVIMQAMLDGVAPKLKTGAKILSTTIKADMKEGDIGGPLAAIAKAHPDTMIGSYPFWDEQGQPNTNLIVRSRDEAKMNAAAEAVREMLNALKT; encoded by the coding sequence ATGACCGCGACCGAAACCATCACCGCCGCTTTGCTCGTCATTGGCGACGAGATTTTGTCCGGCCGCACCAAGGACAAGAACATCGGCTACATCGCCGAATACTGCACGAATATCGGCATCGATCTCAAAGAAGTTCGCGTCGTCCCCGACGAGGAGAAAGAGATCGTCGACGGGCTCAACGCGCTGAGAGCGCGCTACACCTATGTCTTCACGACGGGCGGCATCGGCCCGACCCATGACGACATCACGGCTGACTCCGTCGCCAAGGCGTTTGGCGTCGGCATCGATGTCGATGAGCGCGTCGTCGCCATCATGCGCGAGCGCTTCAAGCCGGAAGACCTGAACGAGGCGCGGCTGCGCATGGCGCGCATTCCCTTCGGCGCCGATCTCGTGATGAACTCCTACAACAGGGTGCCGGGCTTCTGGATCGGCAACGTCATCGTCATGGCCGGCGTGCCCGTGATCATGCAGGCGATGCTCGACGGCGTCGCGCCCAAGCTGAAGACGGGCGCGAAGATTCTCTCGACTACGATCAAGGCCGACATGAAGGAGGGCGACATTGGCGGGCCGCTCGCCGCCATCGCCAAGGCGCATCCCGACACGATGATCGGCTCCTACCCCTTCTGGGACGAGCAGGGCCAGCCCAACACCAATCTCATCGTGCGCTCGCGCGACGAGGCGAAGATGAATGCGGCGGCCGAAGCCGTGCGTGAAATGCTGAATGCGCTCAAAACATAG
- a CDS encoding VWA domain-containing protein, which produces MSGRLAENIAYFGRALRHAGLPVGPGSVVDAINAVETAAIGTREDFYWTLHAVFVKKHEHSLIFAQAFRLFWRKRAFLDKLMATMSPMALAKPDDKKPDAGAKRVADALSLGLGENEPPEEIETQFEARLTMSETEILKGKDFAQMTAGEIAEAQRLIAQLRLPVDSVVTRRFTPAHHGGRIDPRRTFRRTLRTGGAIVDLAFRERAERHPPVVAICDISGSMSEYTRVFMHFLHAITDARRRVHTFVFATRLTNITRELRAKDVDEALAAASQRALDWEGGTRLGACIHAFNRDWSRRVLGQGAVVLFFSDGLERQSIEALKFEMDRLRRSARRIIWLNPLLRFDGFEARAEGVRAILPYVDEMRPIHNLRNMAELVAALSAPADARFEPRRWLQRAA; this is translated from the coding sequence GTGAGCGGCAGGCTCGCCGAGAATATCGCCTATTTTGGCCGCGCTCTGCGCCATGCCGGGCTTCCCGTAGGTCCCGGCTCGGTCGTCGATGCGATCAACGCCGTCGAAACAGCGGCGATCGGAACGCGCGAGGATTTCTACTGGACGCTGCATGCGGTGTTCGTGAAGAAGCACGAGCATTCGCTGATCTTCGCGCAGGCGTTCCGGCTGTTCTGGCGCAAGCGCGCCTTTCTCGACAAGCTCATGGCGACGATGTCGCCGATGGCGCTGGCGAAACCGGACGACAAGAAGCCCGATGCCGGCGCGAAGCGCGTCGCTGACGCGCTCTCGCTGGGATTGGGCGAAAATGAGCCGCCGGAAGAGATCGAGACGCAGTTCGAGGCGCGGCTCACCATGTCGGAGACGGAAATCCTGAAGGGCAAGGATTTCGCTCAGATGACGGCTGGCGAAATCGCCGAGGCGCAGCGACTCATCGCGCAGCTCAGGCTCCCCGTCGACAGCGTCGTCACGCGGCGCTTCACGCCGGCGCATCATGGCGGGCGCATCGATCCGAGGCGCACTTTCCGGCGCACGCTGCGCACCGGCGGCGCGATCGTCGATCTCGCCTTTCGCGAGCGCGCCGAGCGCCATCCGCCCGTTGTCGCGATCTGCGACATCTCGGGCTCGATGTCGGAATATACGCGCGTGTTCATGCATTTCCTGCATGCAATCACCGATGCGCGCAGGCGCGTGCACACCTTCGTCTTCGCCACGCGGCTGACCAACATCACGCGCGAATTGCGCGCCAAGGATGTCGATGAGGCGCTCGCGGCGGCCTCGCAGCGCGCGCTCGACTGGGAGGGCGGCACGCGTCTTGGCGCCTGCATCCACGCTTTCAATCGCGACTGGTCGCGCCGCGTGCTGGGGCAGGGCGCCGTGGTGCTGTTTTTCTCGGATGGCCTTGAACGGCAGAGCATCGAAGCTCTGAAATTCGAGATGGACCGGCTGCGTCGCTCGGCGCGCCGGATCATCTGGCTCAACCCGCTGCTGCGGTTCGACGGGTTCGAGGCGCGCGCCGAGGGCGTCCGGGCGATCCTGCCTTACGTTGACGAGATGCGGCCGATCCATAACCTGCGCAACATGGCCGAGCTGGTCGCCGCTTTGTCGGCTCCGGCGGACGCCCGTTTCGAGCCCCGGCGCTGGTTGCAAAGGGCGGCCTGA
- a CDS encoding MFS transporter, with protein sequence MADAPRTSSNRQSVFTASFPPLSPTTLSPSKVRTPLGPVARRTAALLVVTQMIGWGTTYHLPIILGPRMSEDLGVPLEVIYGGLTIMLLVSAFLSPRIGAMIDRMGAGRFLISGSIFAATGLTLLANSKSIPVYAAAWLFFGLTQACMLGNAAFVALARVAGAQARRAISTMLLFTAANPFIFYPISAWLSGAVGWRSMCLIYAALHVCVGLPVQALIARQKPAARPAGSDEASEAELRGALPSADRRGAFWLIAIAFTGQAFVGWGLSPHMINILSALGVPAASAIFLASLHGPAQTAGRLIDFGSRGEMPPMTMGLIAATLAPIGLVVLIFGGQSEAAALLGIGLYGMSAGLNTVIRATIPLNLFGREAYGATLGKIALPMNIACAVAPILFAALISRVGPAESLLAAAGIAALVLGVMMFLARRTRAALSPASAAARA encoded by the coding sequence GTGGCGGATGCGCCGCGAACCTCTAGTAATCGACAAAGCGTTTTCACTGCTTCGTTTCCTCCTCTGTCTCCCACCACCCTCTCCCCGTCGAAAGTCAGGACGCCGCTCGGTCCCGTTGCGCGCCGCACGGCTGCGCTGCTCGTGGTCACGCAGATGATCGGCTGGGGAACGACCTATCACCTGCCGATCATTCTTGGCCCCCGGATGAGCGAGGATCTCGGGGTTCCGCTCGAGGTGATTTATGGCGGCCTGACCATCATGCTGCTGGTGAGCGCGTTCCTGTCGCCGCGCATCGGCGCGATGATCGACCGGATGGGCGCGGGCCGGTTTCTGATCTCCGGGTCGATCTTCGCCGCGACCGGCCTGACGCTGCTGGCCAACAGCAAGAGCATTCCCGTCTATGCCGCCGCCTGGCTGTTCTTTGGCCTGACCCAGGCCTGCATGCTGGGCAACGCCGCTTTCGTCGCGCTCGCCCGCGTCGCCGGCGCTCAGGCGCGCCGCGCCATCTCGACGATGCTGCTGTTCACGGCGGCCAACCCCTTCATCTTCTATCCCATCAGCGCCTGGCTCTCGGGCGCGGTGGGCTGGCGGAGCATGTGCCTGATCTACGCCGCCCTCCACGTCTGCGTCGGGCTCCCGGTACAGGCGCTCATCGCGAGACAGAAGCCGGCCGCCCGTCCCGCCGGATCGGACGAGGCGAGCGAGGCGGAACTGCGCGGCGCGCTGCCGTCGGCGGATCGCCGCGGCGCTTTCTGGCTTATCGCCATCGCCTTCACCGGGCAGGCCTTCGTCGGCTGGGGCCTGTCGCCGCACATGATCAACATCCTCTCGGCGCTGGGCGTGCCGGCGGCGTCCGCGATCTTCCTCGCCTCCTTGCATGGCCCGGCCCAGACCGCCGGCCGGCTGATCGATTTCGGCTCGCGCGGTGAGATGCCTCCCATGACCATGGGCCTGATCGCGGCGACGCTGGCGCCGATCGGGCTCGTCGTGCTGATCTTCGGCGGCCAGTCCGAGGCGGCCGCGCTTCTCGGCATCGGCCTCTACGGCATGTCGGCGGGCCTCAATACGGTCATCCGGGCGACGATCCCGCTCAACCTGTTCGGGCGCGAGGCCTATGGCGCGACGCTCGGAAAGATCGCGCTGCCCATGAATATCGCCTGCGCTGTCGCGCCGATCCTGTTCGCGGCGCTGATCTCGCGCGTCGGCCCCGCGGAAAGCCTGCTCGCCGCCGCCGGCATCGCGGCTCTGGTGCTGGGCGTGATGATGTTTCTGGCGCGTCGGACGCGCGCGGCGCTCAGCCCTGCATCCGCTGCGGCGCGAGCCTGA
- a CDS encoding XdhC family protein: MIVTDDNILAEAERWTRGGRKVALATVVETWGSAPRPVGSHLVIDDEGNFLGSVSGGCVEGAVVTEALDVIEAGKPKMLEFGVADETAWKAGLSCGGRIKVYVEKVD, encoded by the coding sequence ATGATCGTGACCGACGACAACATCCTCGCCGAGGCCGAGCGCTGGACGCGCGGCGGGCGCAAGGTGGCGCTCGCCACCGTGGTGGAGACCTGGGGCTCCGCGCCGCGGCCGGTCGGCTCCCATCTCGTCATCGATGACGAAGGCAACTTTCTGGGCTCCGTGTCGGGCGGCTGCGTCGAAGGCGCGGTGGTGACGGAAGCGCTCGACGTGATCGAGGCCGGCAAGCCGAAGATGCTGGAATTCGGCGTCGCTGATGAGACCGCCTGGAAGGCCGGGCTCTCCTGCGGCGGCCGCATCAAGGTCTATGTCGAGAAGGTCGACTGA
- a CDS encoding molybdopterin-binding protein yields the protein MEFIEVAAREAAGAIAAHSVRQGELVIRKGQRITDAHVDRLAENGVERIIVARLGDGDKSEDEVAFELARRAAGAHARAGDAFTGRSNIFSDARGVLRVNVEGIDRFNQVDERITIATLPAWRVVEPGEMIGTVKIIPFAVESDVVARVASVSDDLISVAPFIPHQVGVVSTLLPGLKSRTVAKTLRALEGRLDVSHSRISREARVAHEIGAVADELKEMSAGEAELLIVFGASAVTDRRDVIPAAIEAAGGTLVHVGMPVDPGNLLVLGELRGKPVIGAPGCARSPRENGFDWVLQRLLAHIPVTRADIMRMGVGGLLMEIGARGQPRDAAPEDS from the coding sequence ATGGAATTCATTGAAGTCGCGGCGCGCGAGGCGGCCGGCGCGATCGCCGCCCATTCGGTGCGGCAGGGCGAACTCGTCATCAGGAAAGGCCAGCGCATCACCGACGCGCATGTCGATCGCCTCGCTGAGAATGGCGTCGAACGCATCATCGTCGCGCGTTTGGGCGATGGCGACAAAAGTGAGGATGAGGTCGCGTTCGAGCTGGCGCGCCGCGCCGCCGGCGCGCACGCCCGCGCGGGCGACGCTTTCACCGGCCGCTCGAATATCTTCTCGGATGCGCGCGGCGTGCTGCGCGTCAATGTCGAGGGGATCGATCGCTTCAATCAGGTCGATGAGCGGATCACCATCGCGACGTTGCCGGCCTGGCGCGTGGTCGAGCCGGGCGAGATGATCGGAACGGTGAAGATCATTCCCTTCGCCGTCGAATCGGATGTGGTCGCGCGCGTCGCCTCCGTCAGCGATGATCTCATATCGGTTGCGCCTTTCATTCCTCATCAGGTCGGCGTCGTCTCGACCTTGCTGCCGGGACTGAAGTCGCGCACGGTCGCGAAGACCTTGCGGGCGCTCGAAGGCCGGCTTGACGTCTCGCATTCGCGCATTTCGCGCGAGGCGCGCGTTGCGCATGAGATCGGCGCCGTCGCGGACGAATTGAAAGAGATGAGCGCCGGCGAGGCCGAACTCCTGATCGTGTTCGGCGCTTCGGCGGTGACCGACCGGCGCGATGTCATTCCCGCAGCGATCGAGGCGGCGGGAGGCACGCTCGTGCATGTCGGCATGCCTGTCGATCCCGGCAATCTGCTGGTGCTGGGCGAACTCCGGGGCAAGCCCGTCATCGGCGCGCCGGGTTGCGCGCGCAGCCCGCGCGAGAACGGTTTCGATTGGGTGCTGCAACGCTTGCTCGCGCATATTCCGGTGACGCGCGCCGACATCATGCGTATGGGCGTCGGCGGCCTCCTGATGGAGATTGGCGCGCGCGGCCAGCCGCGCGACGCGGCGCCCGAGGATTCCTGA
- the gpt gene encoding xanthine phosphoribosyltransferase, with protein sequence MASPSNKAFPVSWDQFHRDARAMAWRLADKGPFQAIVCITRGGLVPAAIVARELEIKLIESVCVASYHDYKSQGELQVLKDIAPSIRAIGDGQGKGVLVVDDLTDTGKTAKVVRAMLPNAHFATVYAKPMGVPTVDTFITEVSQDTWIYFPWDMGLSFQEPIKKGSAG encoded by the coding sequence ATGGCGTCCCCCTCCAACAAAGCCTTCCCGGTCTCCTGGGACCAGTTCCACCGCGACGCGCGCGCCATGGCCTGGCGGCTCGCGGACAAGGGGCCGTTCCAGGCCATCGTCTGCATCACCCGCGGCGGCCTCGTGCCGGCGGCGATCGTGGCGCGCGAACTCGAAATCAAGCTGATCGAGAGCGTCTGCGTCGCGAGCTATCACGACTACAAGAGCCAGGGCGAACTGCAGGTTCTGAAGGATATCGCGCCCTCGATCCGCGCCATTGGCGACGGACAGGGCAAGGGCGTCCTCGTGGTCGACGACCTCACCGACACCGGCAAGACCGCAAAAGTGGTGCGCGCCATGCTGCCGAACGCGCATTTCGCAACCGTCTATGCGAAGCCCATGGGCGTGCCGACGGTCGACACCTTCATCACCGAAGTCAGCCAGGACACCTGGATCTATTTTCCCTGGGATATGGGGCTCTCCTTCCAGGAGCCGATCAAGAAGGGTTCGGCTGGCTGA
- a CDS encoding nucleotidyltransferase family protein, producing the protein MIAAIVLAAGRSSRMGANKLLVDLGGRPLVTHTVANALASSASPVVVVTGHMRDDVETALSGPHIVFAANRDYASGMASSLAVGLAAAPAAAEGALILLGDMPLIAPEIMNRLIAASAARPDASAIVPTVDGEWAHPVLLRRVLFPAVMALTGDAGARRVLNSRSDVALIPIDDPRCLMDADDPAALATIRLELEKERRR; encoded by the coding sequence ATGATCGCCGCGATCGTGCTGGCGGCGGGCCGGTCCTCGCGCATGGGCGCCAACAAGCTGCTTGTCGATCTCGGTGGTCGTCCGCTTGTGACGCACACTGTCGCGAATGCGCTGGCGTCCTCGGCGTCTCCCGTTGTTGTCGTGACAGGACATATGCGCGACGACGTCGAGACTGCTTTGAGCGGACCGCACATCGTCTTCGCGGCGAACCGCGATTATGCGAGCGGCATGGCGTCTTCTCTCGCGGTCGGTCTCGCCGCAGCGCCGGCCGCCGCCGAAGGCGCTTTGATCCTGCTCGGCGACATGCCGCTGATCGCGCCCGAGATCATGAATCGCCTGATCGCCGCCTCCGCCGCTCGCCCGGACGCCTCGGCCATCGTTCCCACTGTCGACGGCGAATGGGCGCATCCGGTGCTGCTGCGGCGGGTTCTCTTTCCGGCGGTGATGGCGTTGACGGGAGACGCTGGCGCGCGCCGCGTGCTCAACAGCCGCAGCGATGTCGCGCTCATTCCGATCGATGATCCGCGCTGCCTGATGGACGCGGACGATCCCGCCGCGCTCGCGACGATCCGGCTGGAACTCGAGAAAGAGCGGCGCAGGTAA
- a CDS encoding XdhC family protein, translating into MKLSLLATLNEERVARRAAIIITDVATGAQRFVRESELVSEPWASDPLSRTLADALRTGKSGMVDTPQGQAFLTVSVPPVRMIVTGAVHISQALAPMAKLAGFDVVIIDPRTAFATPERFPDVDLRPEWPDAVIPSLGFDRYTAFVALTHDPKIDDVALDLALKSDAFYVGALGSRKTHGKRVERLRAAGFDDNTIGRIRAPIGLNIGAVSPAEIAVSILAEAIGALRAERMAARAAKAA; encoded by the coding sequence ATGAAACTTTCCCTGCTGGCGACCCTCAACGAAGAACGCGTCGCGCGTCGCGCCGCGATCATCATCACCGATGTGGCGACGGGGGCGCAGCGCTTCGTGCGAGAGAGCGAACTGGTGAGCGAGCCCTGGGCCTCCGATCCCCTGTCGCGCACGCTCGCCGATGCGTTGCGCACGGGCAAGAGCGGCATGGTCGACACGCCTCAGGGACAGGCGTTTCTCACTGTCAGCGTGCCGCCGGTGCGCATGATCGTCACCGGCGCGGTGCATATCTCGCAAGCGCTGGCGCCGATGGCGAAGCTCGCGGGTTTCGACGTCGTCATCATCGATCCGCGCACGGCTTTCGCAACGCCGGAGCGCTTCCCCGACGTCGATCTCCGTCCGGAATGGCCCGACGCTGTGATCCCGTCGCTTGGCTTTGATCGCTACACCGCCTTCGTCGCTCTGACCCATGATCCCAAGATCGATGATGTCGCGCTCGATCTCGCGCTGAAGTCAGACGCCTTTTATGTCGGCGCTCTGGGATCGCGGAAAACCCATGGCAAGCGCGTCGAACGGCTGCGCGCCGCGGGCTTCGACGACAACACGATCGGCCGCATCCGCGCGCCGATCGGCTTGAATATCGGTGCCGTCAGCCCGGCCGAGATCGCCGTCTCGATTCTGGCGGAGGCGATCGGCGCCTTGCGCGCCGAGCGGATGGCGGCGCGCGCGGCGAAGGCGGCCTGA